The Acidicapsa ligni genome has a window encoding:
- a CDS encoding aminopeptidase P family protein, translated as MTANEEARAAELLEAQTKAEKLFHEVESRGLICSGVTESKLNSAIYALANEMYGISAYWHKRIVRAGKNTLLPYDENPPDLTVQADDILFLDFGPVFEQWEADFGRTFVLGTDPLKLKLQQDVGLAFAAGKKYFHENPDLVSSELFRYAQSLAKQFGWEFGSPIAGHLIGQFPHEKISGDKVSLYIHPDSHLPMRSLDQNGQKRHWILEIHFVDRQHEIGGFYEELMTL; from the coding sequence ATGACGGCGAACGAAGAAGCGCGTGCAGCAGAACTTCTGGAGGCACAGACCAAGGCCGAGAAGCTCTTTCATGAAGTGGAGTCTCGCGGACTGATCTGTTCCGGTGTCACCGAGAGCAAGCTGAATTCCGCTATTTATGCTCTCGCAAATGAGATGTATGGAATCTCCGCCTACTGGCATAAGCGCATCGTTCGTGCTGGAAAGAACACTCTTCTTCCGTATGATGAAAATCCGCCCGACCTTACTGTGCAGGCGGATGACATCCTCTTTCTCGATTTTGGACCAGTCTTCGAGCAGTGGGAGGCAGACTTTGGACGCACTTTCGTTCTCGGAACAGACCCACTCAAACTCAAGCTTCAACAGGACGTCGGACTGGCCTTTGCTGCAGGAAAGAAATACTTTCATGAGAATCCCGACCTCGTCAGCAGCGAGCTCTTCCGTTACGCACAATCGCTGGCTAAGCAATTTGGATGGGAGTTTGGTAGCCCAATCGCCGGACATCTGATCGGACAGTTCCCTCATGAAAAAATTTCCGGAGATAAAGTGTCTTTATATATTCATCCAGACAGCCACCTGCCCATGCGCTCGCTCGACCAGAATGGACAAAAACGGCATTGGATTCTGGAGATTCACTTTGTGGACAGGCAGCATGAAATCGGTGGCTTTTACGAAGAATTGATGACTCTTTAG
- a CDS encoding PQQ-dependent sugar dehydrogenase: MRNSASIALLAATALLPTALLAQQVITGQAAFADWNQQQPGAHRKITLADLPQPKPQEAVNNTPHIVPRPADAWPVAPAGFKVTLYAGGDSAPMQRADNKENMARSNGTFTMPRILRTAPNGDLFLADSGAGTIFILRGIGPNGKAARTEKFVTGLDHPFGIAFYPAENPKYVYVGNATTIQRIPYHSGDLHATGAPETIVPDIPGYAQLTGGGHWTRDIVFTKEGHMLVSVGSGSNVDDADTHPKEFHRADVLEYTPEGKFVEVYAHGIRNCVGEAINPITGQLWCSTNERDDLGNHLVPDYVTSIKKGGFYGWPWYYMGGHQDPRLPEPCANGTGPNLQAAALTADQAKDCKRVDLSSKVITPDVLLQPHMASLEMTFYPSNGDFPKQYDGDAFAAEHGSWNRANRAGYEVVHIPMHNGHADGSYEDFLTGFVTKDGQVWGRPVGVATGHDGALYVTDDGTRSVWRVAYTGK, translated from the coding sequence ATGAGAAATTCAGCCTCGATTGCCCTCCTCGCCGCTACCGCACTTCTTCCCACAGCGTTACTGGCTCAACAAGTCATCACCGGTCAGGCCGCATTTGCCGACTGGAACCAGCAGCAGCCCGGTGCTCACCGCAAAATCACGTTGGCCGATCTTCCCCAACCCAAGCCGCAAGAGGCCGTCAACAATACCCCACATATCGTTCCTCGCCCCGCCGATGCATGGCCGGTAGCACCCGCTGGTTTTAAAGTCACTCTCTACGCAGGCGGCGACTCCGCTCCTATGCAACGTGCCGACAACAAAGAAAATATGGCGCGTAGCAACGGCACTTTCACCATGCCGCGCATCCTCAGAACCGCTCCCAACGGGGATCTATTTCTCGCCGACTCCGGAGCAGGCACCATCTTCATCCTTCGCGGAATAGGTCCCAACGGCAAAGCTGCCCGCACTGAGAAGTTCGTAACCGGTCTGGATCACCCATTCGGCATCGCCTTCTATCCGGCTGAAAATCCGAAATACGTCTACGTCGGCAACGCCACAACCATCCAGCGCATTCCGTATCACTCAGGCGATCTGCACGCAACCGGTGCACCCGAAACTATCGTCCCCGACATCCCAGGCTACGCACAGCTAACCGGTGGCGGCCACTGGACTCGTGACATCGTCTTTACTAAAGAAGGCCACATGCTCGTTTCTGTAGGCTCCGGCTCCAACGTGGACGACGCCGACACGCATCCCAAGGAATTCCACCGCGCCGATGTTCTCGAGTACACCCCTGAAGGCAAGTTTGTCGAGGTCTACGCACACGGCATCCGCAACTGCGTCGGCGAAGCCATCAATCCCATCACCGGCCAGCTCTGGTGCTCCACCAATGAGCGCGACGATCTCGGCAATCACCTTGTTCCCGACTATGTAACATCCATTAAAAAAGGCGGCTTTTACGGCTGGCCTTGGTATTACATGGGCGGTCATCAGGATCCGCGACTTCCCGAACCCTGCGCCAACGGAACTGGACCTAACCTGCAAGCAGCCGCACTCACCGCGGATCAGGCGAAAGACTGCAAGCGAGTCGACCTCTCGTCCAAGGTCATCACTCCCGATGTGCTGCTCCAACCACATATGGCTTCGCTTGAGATGACCTTCTACCCATCCAACGGAGATTTCCCCAAACAGTACGACGGCGATGCCTTCGCCGCTGAACATGGCTCATGGAACCGCGCCAACCGCGCCGGCTACGAAGTTGTCCACATCCCCATGCACAACGGCCACGCCGACGGGAGCTATGAAGACTTCCTGACCGGCTTCGTCACCAAAGACGGCCAGGTCTGGGGTCGTCCCGTAGGCGTCGCCACCGGCCACGATGGTGCGCTCTACGTCACCGATGACGGTACCCGCAGCGTCTGGCGCGTAGCCTACACGGGTAAGTAA
- a CDS encoding CHY zinc finger protein — protein MVKSTVHGVSLDSQTRCAHYSTLRDVIAIQMKCCGIYYACKECHDAMADHAIEVWPRSEWDSQAVLCGICGTEMSIRQYLDCENECPACCAPFNPGCRNHYHYYFEWNPVAT, from the coding sequence ATGGTAAAGTCGACCGTTCACGGAGTTTCTCTAGACTCGCAAACCCGCTGCGCTCACTACTCAACTCTGCGGGATGTGATTGCCATTCAAATGAAATGCTGCGGCATCTATTACGCATGTAAAGAATGTCATGATGCAATGGCCGATCATGCTATTGAAGTTTGGCCGCGAAGCGAATGGGATTCGCAAGCAGTCCTATGCGGAATCTGCGGCACCGAAATGAGCATACGGCAATACCTGGATTGCGAGAATGAATGTCCTGCGTGCTGTGCGCCGTTTAACCCTGGCTGTCGTAATCACTATCACTACTACTTTGAATGGAATCCTGTCGCTACCTAA
- a CDS encoding cytochrome c oxidase assembly protein yields the protein MSPAVKDIFADWSLPIWLTTSVVLTAVIYVRGWFAIRKTRPAQFTEQRLASFLSGLAVLWLAIGSPMDGFADAMLSAHMIEHLLLMSFVPPLLLYGLPVVPLLRGLPVFVRRTIIGPLLRVSPLRQFSHWIVTPLVAWLAMNLTFLAWHIPGAYDFALEHENWHAFEHLCFLFTSCLFWWCILRPWPAERRLRTWSILLYLVSADIVNTLLSAFLAFCGRPVYSYYLDHPNPFQVSAADDQVLGAVVMWVFGSMVFLVPAMIIALRLAGMQPKNVESPSRRTTNL from the coding sequence ATGTCCCCGGCGGTAAAAGATATCTTTGCCGATTGGTCGCTGCCAATCTGGCTAACCACCTCAGTGGTGTTGACTGCGGTGATTTATGTGCGGGGCTGGTTTGCTATTCGCAAGACACGCCCCGCTCAGTTCACCGAACAGCGGCTGGCGTCTTTCCTTTCTGGCCTCGCGGTACTTTGGTTGGCCATAGGCTCGCCGATGGATGGCTTTGCAGATGCCATGCTAAGCGCCCACATGATCGAGCATCTGCTGTTGATGTCGTTCGTACCTCCACTGCTCCTTTATGGATTGCCGGTTGTGCCGCTTCTGCGCGGGCTTCCTGTGTTCGTGAGACGAACCATTATTGGCCCGCTCTTGCGCGTGTCGCCTCTGCGTCAATTCTCCCATTGGATCGTGACGCCGCTGGTGGCATGGCTTGCAATGAATTTGACGTTTCTAGCCTGGCATATCCCCGGTGCATACGACTTTGCTCTCGAACATGAAAACTGGCATGCTTTTGAGCATCTGTGTTTTCTATTTACGTCGTGCTTGTTCTGGTGGTGCATCCTAAGGCCCTGGCCTGCGGAGAGACGACTGCGAACGTGGAGTATTCTTCTTTATCTCGTATCTGCGGATATCGTGAACACCTTGCTATCCGCTTTTTTGGCATTTTGTGGAAGGCCAGTCTACAGCTACTATCTCGATCATCCGAATCCGTTTCAGGTTTCGGCTGCGGACGATCAGGTGCTTGGAGCGGTGGTCATGTGGGTCTTTGGATCCATGGTCTTCCTCGTACCTGCGATGATCATCGCATTGCGGCTGGCGGGCATGCAGCCTAAAAATGTTGAGTCGCCTTCGCGGCGCACAACCAATCTATAA